The following are encoded in a window of Paenibacillus polymyxa genomic DNA:
- a CDS encoding Ig-like domain-containing protein, with protein MERMKRMSKRSTFLLALLMFVFAAWPAGLIRAEESTTSTVQWDSQNPTTLNLGGSPAQLKVWSLTEKGKEDVTQKAEWISGDSSILKVDKGLITPVSKGQIKVVATYEQQTVSTTITVKSPYSKLQLNPSSPINLTIGGESKQLTAQGVLTGGGMENVSGVEWTSSNAAVATVEDGLVRPLAKGVTYIKASKDELKAQTIVYVRSSSQALVLSATGAKSVFLGSSPIQVSATDVNLTGGKTDVTNTAEWTSSNPLVATVEQGKITPMDAGNSTITASYHGLSKTLKINVLPTVEKLVSSKASLTLETGGKTSLPSISAYLVNGAKKAVQSDVKWSLSSESAVKIANGKLVAVNPGSATLTATVGALKLDIPVTVQYKVLKLTASEKKYVLVAGQEASIPTVKAHMAGGGILDVTNQVSWVGTTAAVTVANGKVKAVNGGNSGIKAMYMNKYVKVPVIVEGAISTLTPSFSSADMNLKGSKSIKVIGIYTEGKKATLSSKVKWTTSNASVAIVKGSSIKAVGIGNATITGTYQDKSFNVEIKVTPKLLKLVLSNKNLKLPKGSSQVLSVNAVYDSGATTNVTSSAVWTSSKPSIVQVTGGQVKAIDTGSSSIKVVYGGKTVATSARVLK; from the coding sequence ATGGAGCGTATGAAACGTATGAGCAAACGGAGTACCTTCTTACTTGCTTTGCTGATGTTTGTATTTGCAGCATGGCCAGCGGGTTTGATCCGGGCTGAGGAGAGCACGACCTCCACGGTACAGTGGGACAGTCAAAATCCGACTACATTGAATCTGGGTGGAAGCCCCGCTCAATTAAAAGTGTGGTCATTGACTGAAAAGGGCAAAGAAGATGTTACCCAAAAGGCAGAATGGATCTCTGGGGATTCAAGCATTTTAAAGGTTGATAAGGGGCTCATTACTCCTGTGTCAAAAGGGCAGATTAAGGTTGTTGCCACATATGAGCAGCAAACGGTAAGTACAACGATTACAGTAAAATCGCCTTACAGCAAGCTGCAATTAAATCCGTCTAGTCCCATTAATTTGACGATTGGCGGAGAATCAAAGCAATTGACTGCTCAAGGTGTACTTACTGGAGGTGGGATGGAAAATGTATCCGGTGTCGAATGGACTTCTTCGAATGCGGCTGTTGCTACCGTTGAAGATGGTCTTGTTCGTCCACTTGCCAAAGGCGTGACTTACATTAAAGCAAGCAAAGATGAACTTAAAGCACAAACGATTGTGTATGTGCGTTCTTCTTCTCAGGCGTTAGTATTGAGTGCAACTGGGGCCAAATCGGTCTTTCTGGGTAGCTCCCCAATTCAGGTTAGTGCAACCGATGTCAACCTGACTGGCGGCAAAACAGATGTAACCAACACGGCAGAATGGACTTCCTCCAATCCGCTGGTTGCCACAGTCGAGCAAGGTAAAATCACACCAATGGATGCAGGCAATTCGACGATTACAGCGTCCTATCACGGTTTGAGCAAGACGCTGAAGATTAATGTACTTCCAACGGTTGAAAAACTGGTTTCGAGCAAAGCCAGTCTGACCCTCGAAACAGGAGGCAAAACTTCTCTCCCGAGTATATCTGCTTATTTGGTCAATGGAGCAAAAAAAGCAGTTCAATCCGATGTAAAATGGAGTTTAAGCAGTGAAAGTGCAGTTAAAATAGCAAATGGTAAGCTAGTTGCAGTGAACCCAGGCAGTGCAACATTGACAGCAACGGTAGGTGCGCTCAAACTGGATATTCCAGTGACTGTGCAATACAAAGTGCTCAAGCTGACCGCTTCTGAGAAAAAATATGTATTGGTTGCAGGCCAAGAAGCAAGTATTCCGACAGTAAAAGCACACATGGCTGGTGGCGGAATCCTTGATGTTACCAATCAGGTAAGCTGGGTAGGTACAACAGCCGCAGTTACAGTAGCAAATGGTAAAGTAAAAGCGGTGAATGGCGGTAACTCTGGAATCAAGGCTATGTATATGAACAAATATGTGAAAGTACCTGTCATTGTGGAAGGAGCCATTTCTACATTGACACCAAGCTTTTCGAGTGCTGATATGAATTTGAAAGGAAGTAAGTCCATCAAAGTCATCGGCATATATACGGAAGGTAAAAAAGCTACGCTGAGCAGTAAAGTGAAATGGACAACATCGAATGCTTCCGTAGCGATCGTAAAAGGCTCTTCCATTAAAGCCGTTGGAATTGGAAACGCAACGATTACGGGCACATATCAGGATAAGTCGTTTAACGTTGAGATCAAGGTCACACCTAAGCTGCTCAAACTGGTATTGAGCAATAAAAACCTGAAGCTGCCTAAAGGTTCCTCTCAAGTGCTTAGTGTGAATGCAGTTTATGATTCAGGTGCAACTACCAATGTGACAAGCTCAGCGGTATGGACATCTTCCAAACCGTCGATCGTACAGGTTACTGGCGGTCAGGTGAAGGCGATTGATACCGGAAGTTCCAGTATCAAAGTAGTTTATGGTGGTAAGACTGTAGCGACATCGGCTAGAGTGTTAAAATAG
- a CDS encoding sensor histidine kinase, which yields MFKFNFYTKIVSIVIVLLIPVLILYVYSNQTTTGVLREELNQSNYNQLTFFQNQVNTNIEMISSWPHLLIHDPDVASFQAIFLKDKVLNLDGINLVKRIQTKLGLQESSSNWRTGLSIYSPSLGRVVSESGAGLYDQKKLNQLIKDGWQVSKKKSYGKDQFIFSLYTLSPFSSLGNPETANTIIKVEFDSSNIQDMLDRFKGDGRKEPFYYKKGVGAIYNRTANEELSGQLISKLEKMGLHEVDNLTVKIGEESYLVHAVLSQTTGWYLIDYMPLSDMMSPIYSSNRLFYITVVGSLLVGLIGAYLLHSQVQVPILQLVRAFRRLKDGDYAVRLSLRGSHEFAFLSSQFNLMVEQIQELFEKVYVEQLHVKEARLKQLQSQINPHFFYNCFSFITSMAKLRNHEAVVAMAHNLSRYYRYTTRQERDLVPLSEEVEFVQYYLNIQQMRMPRLTFLIHVSSQVSSLLIPPLVVQPLVENAVLHGIEPQAEDGVIHILTERVGSYMYLIVDDNGLGLSREAITALTSTLDKPVEEDHGYGLWNVHQRMRLHFGEDAGLEFSLSPLGGLRAVLKWSLSTEGEHANGLIGPSPNSNIVKTEGTDGSDITSR from the coding sequence ATGTTTAAATTTAATTTTTATACTAAAATCGTCTCCATCGTTATCGTATTGCTCATACCTGTGCTGATCCTGTATGTCTATTCTAATCAGACAACGACAGGTGTATTACGTGAGGAGCTGAATCAATCTAATTATAATCAGCTGACTTTTTTTCAAAACCAGGTGAATACGAATATTGAAATGATTTCCTCCTGGCCGCATCTGCTGATTCATGATCCCGATGTAGCCAGTTTTCAAGCGATTTTTTTGAAGGACAAGGTTCTCAATCTGGATGGAATTAACCTGGTCAAACGGATTCAAACCAAGCTTGGGCTTCAGGAAAGCTCTTCTAATTGGAGAACCGGGCTGAGTATCTATTCTCCTTCGCTTGGACGGGTTGTATCGGAGAGTGGAGCAGGTTTATATGACCAGAAAAAACTAAATCAGCTGATAAAAGACGGCTGGCAGGTATCCAAAAAAAAATCATACGGGAAAGACCAATTTATATTTTCATTGTATACATTATCCCCGTTTTCTTCGCTTGGTAATCCAGAAACCGCTAACACGATTATTAAAGTTGAATTTGACAGCAGTAATATTCAGGATATGCTTGACCGCTTCAAAGGTGATGGTCGAAAGGAGCCTTTTTATTATAAAAAAGGCGTAGGAGCGATCTATAATCGTACTGCCAATGAAGAGCTGTCTGGACAGCTGATTTCAAAATTAGAAAAAATGGGGCTCCATGAAGTTGATAATCTGACTGTGAAAATTGGAGAAGAAAGCTACCTGGTTCATGCCGTTCTTTCGCAAACGACGGGGTGGTATTTGATTGATTACATGCCTTTGTCCGATATGATGTCTCCGATTTACTCATCGAATCGACTGTTTTATATAACTGTTGTTGGCTCGCTGCTGGTAGGCTTGATTGGCGCTTACTTGCTTCATTCACAGGTACAAGTGCCGATTCTTCAGCTTGTGCGGGCATTTCGGAGACTAAAGGATGGAGACTATGCTGTTCGATTAAGTCTAAGGGGGAGTCACGAGTTTGCTTTCCTGTCTAGTCAATTTAATCTGATGGTCGAACAGATTCAGGAGCTGTTTGAGAAGGTGTATGTTGAGCAGCTGCATGTCAAGGAAGCGCGACTAAAGCAGCTACAGTCACAAATCAATCCGCATTTTTTTTATAATTGTTTTTCGTTTATTACAAGTATGGCGAAGCTGCGCAATCATGAGGCGGTCGTGGCCATGGCTCATAATTTATCCAGGTATTATCGATATACAACCAGACAGGAGCGGGATTTGGTTCCATTGTCAGAGGAAGTCGAATTTGTTCAATATTATTTGAACATACAGCAGATGCGTATGCCAAGGCTAACGTTCTTAATTCATGTTTCTTCACAGGTTAGCAGTCTGCTGATTCCGCCGCTTGTAGTGCAGCCACTGGTGGAAAATGCGGTGCTGCATGGGATAGAGCCTCAAGCGGAGGATGGTGTAATTCATATTTTAACCGAGCGTGTTGGCTCGTATATGTACCTGATTGTGGATGATAACGGACTCGGTTTGAGTAGAGAGGCTATAACTGCCCTGACATCAACGCTTGACAAGCCTGTGGAAGAGGATCATGGATATGGTCTATGGAATGTGCATCAACGTATGCGATTACATTTTGGAGAAGATGCAGGACTGGAATTCTCTTTGTCTCCATTGGGAGGATTGCGTGCAGTTTTAAAATGGTCGCTCTCAACAGAAGGAGAGCATGCGAATGGTTTAATTGGGCCTTCGCCAAATTCGAATATAGTTAAAACGGAGGGAACAGATGGTTCAGATATTACTAGTAGATGA
- a CDS encoding uracil-DNA glycosylase, translating to MFGNDWDDVLREEVEKPYFNELRYTLAREYKLHKVYPPKEDLFSALKLTPFHLTKAVILGQDPYHGEGQAHGLSFSVRPGVRTPPSLLNIYKELRDDIGTPIPNQGYLVPWAEQGVLLLNNVLTVREGQPQSHQGIGWERFTDAVIEAINEREQPAVFILWGSHAQKKASFVNTSKHLVLKSVHPSPLAAHRGFFGSKPFSRTNAFLQEHGMEPIRWEIPNR from the coding sequence ATGTTTGGGAATGACTGGGATGATGTACTACGAGAAGAGGTCGAAAAGCCATACTTTAATGAATTAAGGTATACGTTAGCCCGAGAGTACAAGTTACATAAGGTATATCCTCCAAAAGAAGACTTGTTTTCCGCACTTAAATTAACGCCATTTCATCTGACCAAAGCGGTTATATTGGGACAGGATCCATATCATGGAGAGGGACAAGCTCACGGTTTGAGCTTTTCTGTTAGACCTGGTGTGCGAACACCGCCATCTCTACTAAATATATATAAGGAGCTTCGCGATGATATCGGTACTCCCATTCCGAATCAGGGATACCTCGTTCCTTGGGCTGAGCAAGGAGTGCTGCTGCTAAACAACGTATTAACCGTGCGTGAAGGACAACCGCAATCTCACCAGGGAATAGGTTGGGAACGTTTCACGGATGCTGTCATTGAAGCGATTAATGAGCGCGAGCAGCCAGCAGTGTTTATTTTGTGGGGGAGCCATGCTCAGAAAAAAGCAAGCTTCGTGAACACCAGCAAGCATTTGGTGCTGAAATCCGTTCATCCGAGTCCATTGGCGGCTCACAGAGGCTTTTTTGGCAGCAAGCCTTTTTCGCGTACCAATGCATTTTTGCAGGAGCATGGAATGGAGCCGATTCGGTGGGAGATTCCTAACCGCTAG
- a CDS encoding response regulator transcription factor — protein MVQILLVDDESYVTESLAATIPWETLGIERVHQAASALTAVDVLEAYDIDILVTDIRMPGMTGLELIVEVTERWPHIRSLLLTGYADFEYAKKALQLKAFDYILKPVDDDEFIKCVSAAMDSLKEEWEAFDKVHQLQYSRRNDFGVLRTHLMHDLLLGRDLPVPKIESKMSEYEIKLRTGHPASMLLIQLGKHFSDMDYHSVSLIEYAIGNIAEEVFAPDFHVWHCKAPHDCLIVLIEGNWNSFPERSADEQNRFLSAAIETFRKNVSNYLKGGIYVALTGWFKFPEELPKLYQKAIRSLYWNHQEETDTLLFIEEQTEQPHSSVKSLEGLYMHPTLTHLLESRQWDEAEAKVSRVFGKMEEVGYTREHLYELFISVTSAFMYTAHKQGRFITQMDQVGFDPLHAQKMVHSFPHLKEWIFSMMNKLKSEWSASEQSAKSYVVKQVQELISQDKGQELSVKTIADQVYLHPVYLSKIYKAETGEGLGDYIIRMRMERALYLLKYSNKKIYEITTELGYQNPQYFSKMFKKHYGMTPHEFRDQ, from the coding sequence ATGGTTCAGATATTACTAGTAGATGATGAGAGTTATGTAACAGAAAGTCTGGCAGCTACCATTCCGTGGGAGACGCTAGGCATCGAGAGGGTTCATCAAGCGGCTTCCGCATTAACAGCAGTGGATGTGCTGGAAGCGTACGATATTGATATTCTGGTTACGGATATTCGTATGCCTGGTATGACGGGACTGGAGTTGATTGTTGAAGTAACCGAGCGATGGCCACATATCCGGAGTTTGTTACTGACAGGCTATGCCGATTTTGAATATGCTAAAAAAGCGCTCCAGCTTAAGGCTTTTGATTACATTTTAAAGCCGGTAGATGATGATGAGTTTATCAAATGTGTGTCAGCCGCCATGGATTCGCTAAAGGAAGAATGGGAAGCATTTGACAAGGTTCATCAATTACAATATAGCCGCAGAAACGATTTTGGTGTACTGCGGACCCATTTGATGCATGATTTGCTACTCGGGCGTGATTTACCAGTACCCAAAATAGAGAGCAAAATGTCCGAGTACGAAATCAAGCTACGCACGGGACATCCTGCCAGTATGCTGCTTATTCAGCTAGGAAAGCATTTTTCTGATATGGATTATCATTCAGTTTCCTTAATTGAGTATGCGATTGGAAATATTGCCGAAGAAGTGTTCGCACCTGATTTTCATGTTTGGCATTGCAAAGCGCCGCATGACTGCTTAATTGTATTAATAGAAGGGAATTGGAATTCATTCCCTGAACGGAGCGCGGATGAGCAGAATCGTTTTTTGAGTGCGGCGATTGAGACCTTTCGAAAAAATGTGAGCAATTACTTGAAAGGGGGAATTTACGTTGCATTAACCGGATGGTTTAAGTTTCCAGAGGAGCTACCTAAGCTATATCAGAAAGCGATTAGATCCTTATACTGGAACCATCAGGAGGAGACAGATACACTGCTATTCATAGAAGAACAGACAGAACAGCCACACAGCTCAGTTAAGTCACTGGAGGGGCTTTATATGCACCCAACGCTTACTCATCTGCTTGAATCCAGGCAATGGGACGAGGCCGAAGCGAAAGTGAGCCGTGTATTTGGAAAAATGGAAGAGGTGGGATATACACGCGAGCATTTATATGAGCTGTTTATTTCGGTGACGAGCGCCTTTATGTATACAGCGCACAAACAAGGACGTTTCATTACGCAGATGGATCAAGTAGGCTTCGATCCGTTACATGCGCAGAAAATGGTTCATTCGTTCCCCCACCTCAAAGAGTGGATATTTTCCATGATGAACAAACTTAAATCTGAATGGTCCGCAAGCGAGCAAAGCGCTAAAAGCTATGTGGTCAAGCAGGTTCAGGAGCTCATCTCCCAGGATAAAGGCCAGGAGCTGTCTGTTAAGACGATTGCTGATCAGGTTTATCTTCATCCAGTCTATCTGTCTAAAATTTATAAAGCTGAAACCGGAGAAGGTCTGGGTGACTATATTATCCGAATGAGAATGGAGCGGGCTCTTTATTTGCTCAAATATTCCAACAAAAAAATATACGAAATTACGACGGAACTAGGCTACCAGAATCCCCAATATTTCAGTAAGATGTTCAAAAAGCATTACGGAATGACTCCGCATGAATTTCGGGACCAGTAA
- a CDS encoding MFS transporter, which yields MHSTQNFTNQSTRVSSDTLPWGGLLALAMTGFIGILTETLPAGLLPQISKGLGISEALAGQLVTLYALGSLVAAIPLTAATRGWRRRPLLLLCIVGFLIFNTITAVSTYYFLTLGARFLAGVSAGVLWGMLAGYARRMVPDALKGRAMAVAMSGTPLALALGVPLGTFLGSFVGWRMVFGTMSFLAVVLVVWVLWKLPDFPGQATHQRLPLSKVFTITGVRPILTVVLIWVLAHNILYTYIAPYLNQAGLASQTDVMLLIFGITSVAGIGLIGMLIDRWLRLLVLVSTFGFAIASLALGIGSHQPAVVYLSVALWGLTFGGAATLLQTALAEAAGESADVAQSMLVTAWNLAIGGGGLLGGILLETLGISSFPWTLLILMLLAFIVSWGAKNHGFPPKKHG from the coding sequence ATGCATTCAACTCAGAATTTTACCAATCAATCTACCAGAGTATCATCTGATACACTTCCATGGGGTGGGTTGCTGGCGCTTGCCATGACCGGATTTATTGGTATCCTCACTGAAACTCTGCCCGCTGGTTTGTTGCCACAAATCAGCAAGGGACTCGGAATTTCGGAAGCTTTGGCTGGCCAGTTAGTCACTTTGTATGCTCTCGGCTCACTCGTCGCTGCCATCCCTTTGACTGCTGCAACAAGGGGCTGGCGAAGACGTCCTTTATTATTGCTCTGCATCGTTGGTTTTCTTATATTTAACACCATTACGGCGGTGTCTACCTACTATTTTCTGACGCTGGGTGCCCGTTTTCTTGCAGGCGTATCTGCTGGTGTATTATGGGGAATGCTTGCTGGCTATGCTCGCCGAATGGTGCCGGATGCGTTAAAAGGACGCGCCATGGCCGTCGCTATGTCAGGTACCCCGCTGGCACTTGCCCTTGGCGTTCCATTAGGAACTTTCCTCGGTTCGTTTGTGGGCTGGAGAATGGTATTTGGTACCATGTCCTTTCTGGCGGTAGTCTTAGTCGTATGGGTACTATGGAAACTTCCCGATTTTCCCGGGCAGGCCACCCACCAGCGACTCCCGTTGAGTAAGGTTTTCACAATTACCGGTGTACGCCCCATTCTAACTGTCGTTTTAATTTGGGTACTGGCGCATAATATTCTTTACACCTATATCGCTCCCTATCTAAATCAAGCTGGACTGGCCTCCCAAACGGATGTGATGCTGCTTATTTTTGGAATAACTTCGGTTGCCGGAATCGGGTTGATCGGTATGCTCATTGACCGCTGGCTGCGTTTACTGGTACTCGTGAGTACCTTCGGCTTTGCTATCGCTTCTTTGGCGCTGGGAATCGGAAGTCACCAACCTGCTGTCGTCTATTTAAGTGTTGCCTTGTGGGGACTGACCTTTGGCGGAGCCGCTACCTTACTACAGACCGCATTGGCGGAAGCGGCAGGTGAGAGTGCAGATGTGGCTCAGTCTATGCTTGTAACCGCTTGGAATTTGGCTATTGGTGGAGGCGGTTTGCTTGGCGGGATTCTTCTGGAGACACTTGGAATCAGCTCTTTCCCGTGGACGTTGCTGATTCTTATGCTGCTTGCCTTCATTGTTTCGTGGGGTGCTAAGAATCACGGGTTCCCCCCCAAGAAACATGGGTAG
- a CDS encoding S-layer homology domain-containing protein: MSMRKSAYAAITTVAILSFSFGSQLSAADSQFKDLDNVSGKEKIISLKDQGLLKGASDTQFLPSSKITAAQGIQLISGGLQLSLAAIDFNKAPQASGLFTHVRDTAWYAEAFINAHYNGVDIPKDIDPAKALTKEEFTHMLIQGMEKAGVLPMIKIAPANIADDSELEPSYQGSIQRSLVYKVNTLDANEKFHPKKEITRAEAAVMLYNALEYLNAHTKS; encoded by the coding sequence ATGAGTATGAGAAAAAGTGCATACGCAGCCATTACAACCGTAGCCATTTTGTCCTTCTCCTTTGGAAGTCAATTGTCTGCGGCAGACAGTCAATTTAAGGATTTGGATAACGTAAGCGGTAAAGAAAAAATTATATCCCTTAAAGATCAGGGTTTACTCAAAGGTGCCTCTGACACGCAGTTTCTCCCGTCATCTAAAATCACCGCTGCCCAAGGCATTCAGTTGATCTCCGGCGGACTCCAGCTCAGTTTGGCCGCGATTGATTTTAATAAAGCGCCACAGGCTAGTGGACTGTTCACCCATGTTAGGGATACCGCATGGTACGCTGAAGCTTTTATCAACGCGCATTATAATGGCGTAGACATTCCAAAAGATATCGATCCTGCCAAAGCGCTGACCAAGGAAGAGTTCACCCACATGCTGATTCAGGGCATGGAAAAAGCAGGCGTTCTTCCCATGATTAAAATTGCACCTGCGAATATTGCTGATGACAGCGAACTGGAGCCTTCTTACCAAGGTAGCATTCAACGCTCGCTAGTCTACAAGGTCAATACCTTGGATGCAAATGAAAAGTTTCATCCAAAAAAAGAGATTACACGTGCCGAAGCTGCTGTTATGTTATATAATGCATTGGAATACCTGAATGCTCATACAAAATCGTAA
- a CDS encoding LysR family transcriptional regulator: MSVNMNHLEVFTKVAEKMNMTEAAKALFISQPAVSKALIQFENTLQVKLFIRDKQNGLLLTDVGKEMLILARQMKEIEHKMVQLACQENKLLRGKVKIGSFPAASTNLLPAAICSFRSQYPQVTIELMEGNSNQIKQWVEDRTVEIGIVASPFEHYDVHILEHDSMVAIIPENHPLKAEREVSLEQHKDELIFCKGGHESAVLNTLHEQQIPFQESFTVQTAETLVHMVQKNLGVGIISRFTLSSVSHSLTTKEINPRITREIGIISHSFDEVTPAALEFVKVLSSLNTKRDRGTE, encoded by the coding sequence ATGTCTGTGAATATGAATCATCTCGAAGTGTTTACAAAGGTCGCGGAGAAAATGAATATGACGGAGGCTGCCAAAGCGCTGTTTATTTCCCAGCCTGCTGTTAGTAAGGCTTTGATACAATTTGAGAACACCTTGCAGGTAAAACTGTTTATTCGCGACAAGCAGAATGGACTTTTACTGACCGATGTGGGCAAGGAAATGCTGATCCTAGCCAGACAAATGAAAGAGATTGAACATAAAATGGTTCAGCTTGCGTGTCAGGAGAACAAGCTTCTGCGCGGTAAGGTGAAGATAGGCTCTTTTCCGGCTGCCTCTACGAACTTGCTTCCAGCAGCGATCTGTTCCTTCCGCTCCCAATATCCGCAAGTCACTATTGAACTGATGGAAGGGAACTCCAATCAAATTAAACAGTGGGTGGAGGATCGAACCGTCGAAATTGGAATCGTAGCATCCCCTTTCGAACATTATGACGTTCACATTCTGGAGCATGATTCCATGGTTGCCATCATACCGGAGAATCATCCTTTGAAAGCTGAACGCGAGGTTTCTCTGGAACAGCACAAGGATGAACTTATCTTCTGTAAAGGAGGGCATGAATCTGCTGTACTGAATACCTTACATGAACAGCAAATTCCTTTTCAGGAGAGTTTCACAGTTCAAACGGCTGAAACATTAGTCCACATGGTTCAAAAAAACTTGGGGGTTGGCATTATATCCCGGTTTACACTTTCGTCCGTGTCCCATTCACTCACGACCAAAGAAATTAACCCCAGGATTACAAGAGAAATCGGCATTATATCGCATTCTTTTGATGAAGTGACTCCAGCAGCGCTTGAGTTTGTGAAAGTATTGAGTTCATTGAATACCAAAAGGGATAGAGGGACCGAGTGA
- a CDS encoding NucA/NucB deoxyribonuclease domain-containing protein, with translation MKKKLLSFIALVLLAAGAYWFEGGNLLTKMTGENPPSSAQVTLQFPSGRYPETAQHIKEAIQAGKSPVCTIDREGAEQNRKHSLADVPTRKGYDRDEWPMAMCSEGGKGANIKYIAPKDNRGAGSWVSHQLDEYEDGTRVKFVVK, from the coding sequence TTGAAGAAAAAATTGCTAAGTTTTATAGCTTTAGTGCTGCTAGCTGCGGGCGCGTACTGGTTTGAAGGAGGCAATCTTCTTACGAAAATGACAGGAGAAAACCCGCCTTCATCGGCTCAGGTTACGCTGCAATTCCCGTCAGGTCGTTACCCTGAAACAGCGCAGCATATTAAGGAAGCCATTCAGGCGGGAAAATCACCGGTATGCACAATTGACCGTGAAGGAGCCGAGCAAAATCGCAAGCATTCGCTTGCAGATGTTCCCACTCGTAAAGGATACGATCGTGACGAATGGCCGATGGCTATGTGCTCAGAAGGTGGCAAAGGTGCAAATATCAAATACATAGCCCCTAAGGATAATCGTGGGGCAGGATCATGGGTCAGTCACCAATTGGATGAGTATGAGGATGGAACTCGTGTGAAATTTGTTGTGAAATAG